Proteins from one Pseudomonas bijieensis genomic window:
- a CDS encoding SCO family protein: MTRTQKTVFILVAVIALILGLTINKVLSGKGQGDPTALIDAGIILLPQSRNLPDVKMTDQDGQPVAMDGLKDKWSLLFFGYTFCPDICPTTLAQLRQIKSELPPEAVDKLQIVLVSVDPNRDTPKQLKQYLGYFDPQFKGLTASSVEDLQKLANAVSIPFIPADTSKPNYTVDHSGNLAVIGPDGTQRGFIRAPLNNQKLVAQLPEMLKRK, translated from the coding sequence ATGACTCGAACCCAGAAAACCGTCTTCATTCTCGTGGCCGTGATCGCGTTGATCCTCGGCCTGACCATCAATAAAGTGCTGTCCGGCAAAGGCCAGGGCGACCCGACCGCGCTGATCGATGCCGGCATCATCCTGCTGCCCCAGAGCCGCAACCTGCCGGACGTGAAAATGACCGACCAGGACGGCCAGCCCGTGGCGATGGACGGCTTGAAAGACAAATGGAGCCTGCTGTTCTTCGGCTACACCTTCTGCCCGGACATCTGCCCGACCACCCTCGCCCAACTGCGCCAGATCAAAAGCGAACTGCCGCCCGAGGCTGTGGATAAGTTGCAGATCGTATTGGTGAGCGTCGACCCCAACCGCGACACGCCCAAGCAACTCAAGCAGTACCTGGGTTACTTCGATCCGCAGTTCAAAGGCCTGACCGCTTCATCGGTTGAAGACCTGCAGAAACTGGCGAATGCGGTGAGCATTCCGTTCATCCCGGCGGACACCAGCAAACCCAACTACACCGTCGACCATAGCGGCAACCTCGCCGTGATTGGCCCGGACGGTACCCAACGTGGGTTTATTCGGGCGCCGCTGAATAATCAGAAGTTGGTGGCGCAATTGCCGGAGATGCTCAAGCGTAAATAA
- a CDS encoding DUF6124 family protein yields the protein MFKITPNPPEADSTSTSAKSKAKQQDETTKRVLDHYLLPKPDQSQDDPKPGQVFTIVKGLDNECLLANLSETLASADAMVNDLAFELDGSRRHIALGIQQLIELSSLLANRVLDNVEPRR from the coding sequence ATGTTCAAAATAACCCCGAATCCGCCAGAGGCAGATTCCACCTCTACATCCGCAAAATCGAAAGCCAAGCAGCAAGACGAAACCACCAAACGCGTGCTCGATCACTACTTGCTACCGAAACCGGACCAATCTCAAGACGACCCCAAACCTGGGCAGGTATTCACCATCGTGAAAGGCCTCGATAACGAATGCTTGCTCGCTAATCTCAGTGAAACCCTGGCTTCGGCTGATGCGATGGTTAATGACTTGGCGTTTGAGTTGGATGGATCGCGGCGTCATATTGCGCTTGGTATTCAGCAGTTGATTGAGCTGAGTTCGTTGCTGGCGAATCGGGTGTTGGATAACGTGGAGCCGAGACGGTAG
- a CDS encoding AAA family ATPase has product MEITISIPVFPTLDLSAKFTYLIGNNGVGKSRMLEHNAKKISFRQDVVVIASGLTDKFRFGRTVRKEKQGSYTYLGNRTVGNASHITTLSANAVLHYVESLKRGTSSILSDFLIRLGFDPIVYVTPRTTKKIRAEDAGFNRSVLDDTFVEQHSKVLANPVKPFSLSISKRDEQINFIDLSSGEQNIISTALKIISNLREGVIFFVDEPEISLHLEWQLAWPSLVHRIISSINNCRMIVATHSPVLISSAMAVGANCFNMEQGSGLRVITREDINVEMLMLKEFHTYTPKNKALFEEFARILSMAIDHVNDSAYTKSSIKAELGELKKRIQDLSTSDADSLGVTGAAEEFEGAVLEILNRNGNHA; this is encoded by the coding sequence ATGGAAATTACGATTTCAATTCCAGTATTTCCTACTCTCGATTTGAGTGCGAAATTCACATACCTGATCGGTAACAACGGCGTAGGGAAGAGCCGCATGCTTGAGCATAATGCCAAGAAAATCTCCTTTCGACAGGATGTTGTGGTCATTGCATCAGGCCTGACTGATAAATTTCGATTTGGCAGGACAGTTAGAAAAGAAAAACAAGGGAGCTATACCTATTTAGGTAATCGTACTGTTGGAAACGCAAGCCATATAACTACTCTTTCTGCGAATGCAGTGTTGCATTATGTGGAGAGCTTAAAGAGGGGAACTTCTTCCATATTATCTGATTTTTTGATTAGGCTTGGTTTTGATCCAATTGTTTATGTAACACCCCGTACCACCAAGAAGATACGCGCAGAAGACGCAGGCTTTAATCGTTCAGTCCTTGACGACACCTTCGTTGAGCAGCACTCAAAAGTTCTGGCGAATCCTGTCAAACCTTTTTCATTATCGATCAGTAAACGTGATGAGCAAATAAATTTTATTGATCTCAGCTCTGGCGAGCAAAATATCATATCGACAGCACTAAAAATTATTTCAAACTTAAGGGAAGGCGTTATTTTTTTTGTAGACGAACCCGAAATCAGTCTGCACTTGGAGTGGCAGTTAGCTTGGCCGAGCCTTGTACATCGTATTATTTCCAGTATTAATAATTGCCGAATGATAGTTGCCACACACTCTCCGGTGCTGATATCAAGCGCAATGGCCGTGGGGGCTAATTGTTTTAATATGGAGCAAGGTAGCGGCTTGAGGGTGATAACGAGGGAAGATATCAATGTTGAAATGCTGATGCTCAAGGAGTTCCATACTTACACGCCAAAGAACAAAGCGTTGTTTGAAGAGTTCGCCAGAATTCTAAGCATGGCTATTGATCATGTTAATGATAGTGCGTATACAAAAAGCAGTATAAAGGCTGAGCTTGGCGAGCTAAAAAAGCGAATCCAAGACCTTTCTACCTCTGACGCTGACAGTCTGGGTGTAACAGGAGCAGCGGAAGAGTTTGAAGGAGCAGTGCTAGAAATATTGAACAGGAACGGTAACCATGCTTAA
- a CDS encoding HNH endonuclease, which translates to MLKPVSSSRASFVKSLYSRSIKYHREALSCILEYRSAAHNQFPPRKGIWSKFYEEARGKYIHKKLSKHLLERQKSLCCYCRDRIFHGKNSNIEHILPIKHYPMFAFDYNNLALACVTCNALKSDNDFYRVKNLSGNYKANLFDCLHPIFHTYDEHVDFLKLQTNHIYVRVFRFRSSLGERLCSEHLKQVSLFNIKEQANPTVAEAVKKLGEHLDGKPGYESAASTLKRLAANI; encoded by the coding sequence ATGCTTAAACCTGTAAGCAGTAGTCGTGCCAGCTTCGTAAAAAGCTTGTACAGCAGGTCAATAAAATATCACCGTGAAGCACTAAGCTGTATTTTGGAATACAGGTCGGCCGCACATAATCAGTTTCCTCCGCGGAAAGGTATCTGGAGCAAGTTTTACGAAGAGGCCAGAGGCAAGTACATACATAAAAAACTTAGCAAACACTTGCTTGAACGACAGAAATCTCTGTGCTGTTATTGTCGCGATAGGATCTTCCACGGAAAAAACTCTAATATTGAACACATCTTACCAATCAAGCATTATCCGATGTTTGCTTTTGATTATAACAACCTAGCTCTCGCATGCGTCACGTGCAATGCCTTGAAGAGCGACAATGATTTTTATCGTGTCAAAAATCTTTCTGGTAATTACAAAGCCAATTTGTTCGATTGCCTTCATCCAATCTTCCATACTTACGATGAACATGTTGACTTTCTAAAGCTTCAGACCAATCACATTTACGTGCGGGTTTTTCGTTTCAGATCAAGCCTTGGCGAGAGATTATGCTCTGAACACTTGAAACAAGTTTCCCTATTCAATATCAAAGAGCAGGCAAATCCTACCGTCGCAGAAGCAGTTAAAAAGCTCGGCGAACATCTAGATGGAAAACCGGGCTACGAAAGCGCCGCCTCAACTCTCAAACGGCTTGCCGCAAACATTTAA
- a CDS encoding DUF2459 domain-containing protein translates to MRIVVLALVLMLFGCATASDPPRSEGGDWRSFYVVNHGLHTGLVIARPDLLQVLPALAEAFSDGDFVEFGWGDEDFYRTPQATLSLALRALFGSTATVLHAVKIDGDPRQRFATSEVIEVRVTEDGYQRLLAFVAGTFTRSATGTLVVLGPGLYGESRFYQAEGRYSLFYTCNTWVAEALAASSCPMSPTAVITAGNVVSQLRRATAVGASCVD, encoded by the coding sequence ATGCGCATTGTAGTGCTGGCCCTGGTCCTCATGCTGTTCGGCTGCGCCACCGCGTCGGACCCGCCGAGGAGTGAGGGTGGCGATTGGCGGTCCTTCTATGTAGTGAATCATGGCCTGCATACCGGGTTGGTCATTGCGCGCCCCGATCTGCTTCAGGTGCTTCCCGCATTGGCCGAAGCGTTCAGCGACGGCGACTTCGTTGAGTTCGGTTGGGGCGACGAGGATTTTTATCGAACCCCACAGGCCACCTTGAGCCTCGCCTTGCGAGCCTTGTTCGGGTCGACGGCAACCGTGCTGCATGCGGTCAAGATTGACGGGGACCCCAGGCAGCGTTTCGCCACAAGCGAGGTCATCGAAGTGCGGGTGACGGAGGACGGCTACCAACGACTGCTCGCGTTCGTGGCCGGGACCTTCACCCGCTCAGCGACGGGCACCTTGGTAGTGCTCGGGCCTGGCCTGTATGGAGAGAGCCGGTTCTACCAGGCCGAGGGTCGCTATTCGCTGTTTTATACCTGCAATACCTGGGTCGCAGAGGCGCTGGCCGCGAGCAGTTGCCCAATGTCGCCTACGGCGGTGATTACGGCGGGGAACGTCGTGTCGCAGTTACGCCGGGCGACAGCGGTCGGTGCATCCTGCGTTGACTGA
- a CDS encoding TonB-dependent receptor, which yields MLFPSRLTLLAACCSVSFLAQAAEPIELGATDVTASAIKPNSNTLPTPYAGGQVARGGQMGVLGNQDNMDVPFVMTSYTSQLIEDQQAEDVGDVLLNDPSVRQSYGFGNQSQVFVIRGLPLNSDDISYNGLYGVLPRQILSTDAIERVEVFKGPNAFINGVSPTGSGLGGGVNLQPKRAEDVPTRRYTQDISTDGRIGEHLDIGQRFGEDNRFGARLNLSQREGETAIDNQDQRTKLFVAGLDYQGDNFRVSTDFGYQKQRINGLRNSVNIGTATRIPTAPHASHNYGQDWTYSETEDTFGMVRGDWDLNENWTAYLAGGAKHTRETGVYATPTLVGNNGVATIGGSEIPHNEDNTSFSGGLNGRFNTGPVSHQVAIGGSTIWTEQENAYTFYRSVTGNSNIYDTPKLPKPTAVSSTGGEMGDPGVTGKTRNRSLAISDTLGLFDDKLLVTYGVRRQQLRVENYKYDGTTSNGVANPANDGSRSALYDEAITTPVYGIVYKPVESVSLYANRIEGLAKGPVASGTGITNLGQAFPPGRTKQLEAGIKLDLQTFGANLGIFRIEKPSDGYVDNAQSLYVRDGEQVNKGLELSVFGEPIEGLRLMAGGTRMTSELKKTAGGLNDGNHAIGVPTFQLNAGVDWDVPGIEGAALSARMLRTGGQYADQANNLSLPTWNRFDAGARYKMKFVEKDLTLRVNVENITDKNYWASANGGYLSQGDPRLVKFSGTIDF from the coding sequence ATGCTATTTCCATCTCGCCTTACGTTGCTGGCTGCGTGCTGCTCAGTCAGTTTTCTTGCCCAGGCGGCAGAACCTATTGAATTGGGAGCGACCGACGTTACTGCCAGTGCGATCAAACCCAACTCCAACACGCTACCAACGCCCTATGCGGGAGGTCAGGTTGCGAGGGGAGGCCAGATGGGGGTGTTGGGCAATCAGGACAACATGGATGTCCCGTTCGTGATGACGAGTTACACCTCGCAGTTGATTGAAGATCAACAAGCTGAAGACGTGGGTGATGTGCTTCTCAATGATCCGTCGGTGCGTCAATCCTATGGGTTTGGTAACCAATCCCAAGTGTTTGTGATTCGAGGCTTGCCGCTTAACAGTGACGACATTTCCTACAATGGACTGTATGGCGTCTTACCGCGTCAGATTCTGTCGACGGATGCTATCGAGCGTGTCGAGGTGTTCAAAGGCCCCAACGCGTTTATCAATGGTGTCAGTCCGACGGGCTCGGGTCTTGGGGGCGGCGTCAACTTGCAGCCCAAACGCGCAGAGGATGTGCCGACGCGTCGTTATACCCAGGACATCAGCACCGATGGCCGCATTGGCGAGCATTTGGATATCGGGCAGCGATTTGGCGAGGATAACCGCTTTGGCGCCAGGTTGAATCTGAGCCAGCGGGAAGGTGAAACAGCGATCGACAACCAGGATCAGCGCACGAAGTTGTTCGTCGCGGGTTTGGACTATCAAGGTGACAACTTCCGCGTTTCCACCGATTTCGGGTATCAGAAACAGCGTATCAATGGACTGCGTAATTCGGTGAATATCGGCACCGCCACCCGCATTCCAACTGCTCCGCACGCCAGCCACAATTACGGACAGGACTGGACTTACTCCGAAACGGAAGACACTTTCGGCATGGTTCGTGGCGATTGGGATCTGAACGAAAACTGGACCGCCTACCTGGCTGGTGGGGCAAAGCACACCCGAGAAACCGGGGTATACGCCACGCCGACACTGGTCGGCAATAACGGCGTAGCGACGATCGGTGGCTCGGAAATTCCTCACAATGAAGACAACACATCGTTCAGTGGCGGGTTGAACGGGCGCTTTAACACGGGCCCTGTTTCCCACCAGGTTGCGATCGGGGGCTCGACGATCTGGACCGAGCAGGAAAACGCCTACACGTTCTATCGTTCCGTTACCGGGAACAGCAATATCTACGACACCCCCAAGCTGCCTAAGCCGACGGCGGTGTCCAGCACGGGCGGTGAAATGGGGGATCCCGGGGTGACCGGCAAAACCCGCAACCGTAGTTTGGCGATTTCCGACACGCTGGGCTTGTTCGATGACAAGTTGCTGGTCACTTATGGTGTCCGTCGTCAGCAGTTGCGTGTCGAAAACTATAAGTACGATGGCACTACTTCAAATGGTGTAGCCAATCCAGCAAACGATGGCAGTCGTAGCGCGCTCTACGATGAAGCCATTACCACGCCTGTTTATGGCATCGTCTACAAGCCTGTGGAGAGCGTGTCGCTCTATGCCAACAGAATCGAAGGCCTTGCAAAAGGGCCTGTGGCGTCCGGTACCGGCATCACGAACCTGGGCCAAGCCTTCCCCCCTGGCCGCACCAAACAGTTGGAAGCCGGCATCAAGCTGGACCTGCAAACCTTCGGTGCCAACCTGGGTATTTTCCGCATCGAGAAACCTTCCGACGGTTACGTCGACAACGCGCAGAGCCTCTATGTGCGTGATGGCGAGCAGGTCAACAAAGGGCTGGAGCTCAGCGTTTTCGGCGAACCCATCGAAGGCCTCCGGTTGATGGCCGGCGGTACCCGCATGACGTCTGAGCTGAAAAAAACCGCTGGCGGTCTCAACGATGGCAATCACGCCATTGGCGTGCCAACGTTTCAGCTCAATGCCGGCGTAGATTGGGATGTTCCGGGTATCGAAGGTGCCGCTCTCAGCGCCAGGATGTTGCGCACTGGCGGGCAGTACGCGGATCAGGCTAACAACCTGAGCTTGCCTACCTGGAACCGTTTCGACGCAGGCGCACGTTACAAGATGAAATTCGTGGAGAAAGACCTGACGTTGCGCGTCAACGTGGAGAACATTACCGATAAGAACTACTGGGCGTCGGCAAACGGCGGCTACCTCTCGCAGGGTGATCCGCGTTTGGTGAAGTTCTCGGGGACTATCGATTTCTGA
- a CDS encoding DUF6124 family protein: protein MFKTTPNPPEADSTSTSAKSKAKQQDETTKRVLDHYLLPKSDKSQDDPKPGQLFTVVKGLDNECLLANLSETLASADAMVSDLAFDLDGSRRHVAQGIQQLIELSSLLANRVLDNVEPRQ, encoded by the coding sequence ATGTTCAAAACGACCCCGAATCCGCCAGAGGCAGATTCCACTTCTACATCCGCAAAATCGAAAGCCAAGCAGCAAGACGAAACCACCAAACGCGTGCTTGATCACTACTTGCTACCGAAATCGGATAAATCCCAAGACGACCCTAAGCCGGGACAGCTATTCACCGTCGTGAAAGGCCTCGATAACGAATGCCTGCTCGCCAACCTCAGCGAAACCCTGGCTTCGGCTGATGCCATGGTGAGTGATCTGGCGTTTGATCTGGATGGATCGAGGCGTCATGTGGCGCAGGGGATTCAGCAGTTGATTGAGCTGAGTTCGTTGCTGGCGAACCGGGTATTGGATAACGTGGAGCCGCGGCAATAG